One window from the genome of Acinetobacter sp. ANC 7912 encodes:
- a CDS encoding IS4 family transposase yields MTLSENLDCTLQHSLPSLSHFSEFIDFNWIEESLNQTGKASIRRRKLPAEHVVWLVIGLALFRNQPIGYVVEQLKLVFGTTEYCVPSAVVQARQRLGSEPLNALFSLLSQAWFEESQQQYSNFHGLSVCAVDGVVWSMPYTDENFAHFGSSKGKTADAPYPQVRATCLVNTATHEIIDAQIGSMDQGELTLASQLSPCSHSITLFDRAYFSADFLIGWQKRAEESHWLMRAKDNLRYEIVERNSQHDFHIRMPISTRAKKLNPALGDYWEARLIEVEQAGKIRRYITSLIDSKRYPLLALAKLYAQRWEIEMCYREIKSNLQEGKHLRSKQPTLIYQELWGVFIAYNILRRQMKYMAQRAKVSPLRMSFHITSIAILNLLKFDSLASAGNLPKHLESLMEKSKRYVLPKKRSRNYPRVVKGKPQKYPKKCQSIS; encoded by the coding sequence ATGACTTTATCTGAAAATTTAGATTGCACCCTTCAACATTCTTTACCTTCACTTAGCCATTTTAGTGAATTTATTGATTTCAACTGGATTGAGGAAAGTCTGAATCAAACAGGTAAGGCATCAATTAGAAGAAGGAAGTTACCCGCTGAACATGTGGTATGGCTTGTCATTGGACTCGCTTTATTTCGAAATCAACCTATCGGATATGTCGTAGAACAACTAAAACTTGTATTTGGTACAACAGAATATTGTGTTCCTAGCGCAGTAGTACAAGCACGACAACGTTTAGGATCAGAACCTTTAAATGCGCTATTTTCTTTACTTAGCCAAGCCTGGTTTGAAGAATCTCAGCAGCAATACTCAAACTTTCACGGTCTGAGTGTGTGCGCTGTTGATGGTGTTGTTTGGTCTATGCCTTATACAGATGAGAATTTTGCACACTTTGGTTCATCTAAAGGAAAAACTGCTGATGCTCCTTATCCACAAGTGAGAGCAACCTGCTTAGTAAATACCGCGACCCATGAAATTATAGATGCTCAAATAGGCAGTATGGATCAAGGTGAACTCACACTGGCAAGCCAATTATCTCCTTGTTCACACAGTATTACCCTATTTGATCGAGCCTATTTCTCTGCAGATTTTCTCATCGGGTGGCAAAAACGTGCAGAAGAAAGTCATTGGCTTATGCGTGCAAAAGATAATTTACGGTATGAGATTGTGGAGCGTAATTCGCAACATGACTTTCATATTAGAATGCCGATATCAACAAGAGCTAAAAAACTTAATCCAGCCTTAGGAGATTATTGGGAAGCACGTCTCATTGAGGTTGAGCAGGCAGGTAAGATTAGACGTTATATCACTTCACTAATAGATTCAAAGAGATATCCATTATTAGCTTTAGCAAAACTCTATGCCCAGCGTTGGGAAATAGAAATGTGTTACCGAGAAATCAAGAGTAACTTACAGGAAGGGAAGCATTTAAGGAGTAAACAACCTACCTTGATTTATCAAGAGTTATGGGGAGTCTTTATTGCCTATAATATTCTAAGAAGACAAATGAAATATATGGCTCAACGTGCAAAAGTCAGTCCTTTGAGAATGAGCTTTCATATTACCTCTATTGCTATCCTTAACCTATTGAAGTTTGATTCTTTGGCTTCCGCAGGCAATTTGCCTAAACATCTAGAAAGTTTAATGGAAAAATCTAAAAGGTATGTTTTACCGAAAAAAAGAAGTAGAAACTACCCACGAGTTGTGAAAGGGAAACCACAGAAATACCCAAAAAAATGCCAGTCAATCTCTTAA
- the lipA gene encoding lipoyl synthase produces MSENRKPEQGVKLRGAEKVARIPVKVVPTVEAPRKPDWIRVKMAAPDEVQRIKTTLRQQKLHTVCEEAACPNLPECFGGGTATFMIMGDICTRRCPFCDVAHGRPNALDPDEPRHMAETIANLGLKYAVITSVDRDDLLDGGAQHFVDCIKEARALSPNTLLEILVPDFRGRMDIALRIMTECPPDVFNHNIETVPRLYKAMRPGSDYQHSLNLLKMFKEYCPDIPTKCGLMVGIGETEEEVIALLDDLKAHDVDYVTIGQYLQPSKQHAPIDRFVTPEEFERYAEHGRKLGFKNIWSAPMVRSSYFADRQYYGEPVPAVRRKTDPAKKIAVQTIEA; encoded by the coding sequence ATGTCTGAAAACCGTAAACCTGAACAGGGTGTCAAACTTCGCGGCGCGGAAAAGGTCGCGCGTATTCCTGTAAAAGTTGTTCCTACGGTTGAAGCTCCAAGAAAACCGGACTGGATTCGTGTCAAAATGGCCGCGCCGGATGAAGTGCAACGTATTAAAACCACCCTGCGTCAGCAAAAACTGCACACTGTTTGTGAAGAGGCTGCTTGTCCTAACCTGCCAGAATGTTTCGGGGGTGGTACGGCAACCTTCATGATCATGGGTGATATCTGTACCCGTCGTTGTCCATTCTGTGACGTTGCTCACGGCCGTCCAAATGCACTGGACCCAGACGAACCACGTCACATGGCTGAAACCATTGCCAACCTCGGTCTGAAATATGCCGTGATCACTTCGGTTGACCGTGATGACCTTTTGGATGGTGGTGCACAGCATTTCGTCGACTGTATTAAAGAAGCACGTGCATTAAGCCCAAATACCCTATTAGAAATTCTGGTACCTGACTTCCGTGGTCGTATGGATATCGCCCTACGTATCATGACTGAATGTCCGCCAGATGTATTCAACCACAATATTGAAACTGTGCCACGCCTGTATAAAGCGATGCGTCCAGGTTCAGATTATCAGCACTCTTTAAACTTGCTAAAAATGTTTAAAGAATACTGCCCGGATATCCCAACCAAATGTGGTTTGATGGTCGGTATTGGTGAAACTGAAGAAGAAGTGATTGCCCTGCTGGATGACCTGAAAGCGCATGACGTGGATTATGTGACGATTGGTCAGTATCTGCAGCCTTCTAAGCAGCACGCGCCAATTGACCGCTTTGTAACACCAGAAGAGTTTGAGCGTTATGCAGAGCATGGCCGCAAACTCGGCTTTAAAAATATCTGGTCTGCACCAATGGTACGTTCAAGTTACTTTGCAGATCGTCAATACTACGGCGAGCCAGTACCAGCCGTACGTCGTAAGACGGATCCTGCCAAGAAAATTGCCGTACAAACCATCGAAGCTTAA
- the sthA gene encoding Si-specific NAD(P)(+) transhydrogenase has protein sequence MPRKKEVVSGAFVKYDAVVLGSGPAGEGAAMKLAKSGKRVAIVDMREQLGGNCTHVGTIPSKALRQTVSSIIRYQRDPMFQKVGEWKQFTMKQVLRNAHKVIQQQVDTHSRFYDRNKIDIFHGRAYVQDENTIFVFSPEGIKETIQFQQLVIATGSRPYRPEILDFNHPRVFDSDKILDLDYSIQKIIIYGAGVIGCEYASIFIGLGHKVDLINTQPKLLSYLDDEISDALSYHLREQGVLIRHNEQIDYLETTDDYVVLHTQSGKKIKADAILWCNGRSGNTDGLGLENVGLKPNSRGQLTVNDQYQTEVENIYAAGDVIGWPSLASAAYDQGRCAGANMSGEENVKPVTDIPTGIYTIPEISSIGKTEQQLTEEKIPYEVGQASFRHLARAQITGDTVGELKILFHRETLEILGVHCFGNNASEIIHIGQAVMNSPNNTIKYFVETTFNYPTMAEAYRVATLNGMNRLF, from the coding sequence ATGCCACGTAAGAAAGAGGTCGTTAGTGGGGCTTTCGTTAAGTATGATGCGGTAGTTCTAGGTTCAGGCCCTGCGGGCGAAGGCGCGGCAATGAAGCTTGCAAAATCTGGCAAACGCGTTGCAATTGTCGATATGCGTGAACAGTTAGGCGGTAACTGTACACACGTAGGTACAATTCCAAGTAAGGCACTGCGTCAGACAGTATCAAGCATTATCCGTTATCAACGTGATCCAATGTTCCAAAAAGTCGGTGAATGGAAACAATTCACCATGAAGCAGGTGCTTCGTAACGCGCACAAAGTGATCCAGCAACAGGTGGATACACACTCACGTTTTTATGACCGCAATAAAATCGATATCTTCCACGGTCGTGCCTACGTTCAGGACGAAAATACCATTTTCGTATTTAGCCCGGAAGGCATTAAAGAAACCATTCAATTCCAGCAATTGGTGATTGCAACAGGTTCTCGCCCTTACCGTCCTGAGATTCTGGACTTTAATCATCCTCGTGTATTTGATTCAGACAAAATTCTGGATCTGGATTATTCCATTCAAAAAATCATTATTTATGGCGCCGGCGTAATTGGTTGTGAATATGCATCGATCTTTATCGGTCTGGGCCACAAGGTTGACCTGATTAACACCCAACCAAAACTGCTCAGCTATCTGGATGATGAAATCTCTGACGCACTGTCTTATCACTTACGTGAACAGGGCGTATTGATCCGTCACAATGAACAGATCGATTATCTTGAAACTACGGATGATTATGTCGTTCTGCATACTCAAAGTGGCAAGAAGATTAAAGCAGATGCGATCCTGTGGTGTAACGGCCGTTCCGGTAACACTGATGGTTTAGGTCTGGAAAATGTGGGCCTGAAACCCAACAGCCGTGGTCAATTAACTGTAAATGATCAGTATCAGACTGAAGTCGAAAATATCTACGCGGCTGGTGACGTGATTGGTTGGCCTTCATTGGCTTCTGCTGCCTATGACCAAGGTCGTTGTGCAGGTGCCAACATGAGTGGTGAAGAAAACGTTAAACCGGTAACAGACATTCCAACCGGTATTTACACCATTCCGGAAATTTCTTCGATTGGTAAGACTGAACAGCAGCTGACTGAAGAAAAAATTCCGTATGAAGTCGGTCAGGCATCTTTCCGTCATCTGGCACGTGCGCAGATTACTGGTGACACCGTGGGTGAACTGAAAATCCTGTTCCATCGTGAAACTTTGGAAATTCTGGGTGTCCACTGCTTCGGTAATAACGCTTCCGAAATTATTCACATTGGTCAGGCAGTCATGAACAGTCCGAACAATACCATCAAGTATTTCGTGGAAACCACATTCAACTATCCAACCATGGCGGAAGCGTATCGTGTAGCAACACTGAATGGTATGAACCGTCTGTTCTAA
- a CDS encoding four-helix bundle copper-binding protein encodes MQEIQFSECVQACMTCSLACTNCASSCLKEEHLEMMRECIQRCLDCSDLCQLCARMTQKQSPFMKQICELCAKACDYCVEECGHHEDEHCQQCAEACRRCAEKCRKMAA; translated from the coding sequence ATGCAAGAGATTCAATTTTCCGAATGTGTCCAAGCCTGCATGACCTGCTCTCTCGCCTGTACCAACTGTGCCAGTTCATGCCTAAAAGAAGAACATCTGGAAATGATGCGTGAATGTATCCAACGCTGTTTAGACTGTTCTGATCTGTGCCAGCTCTGTGCACGCATGACCCAAAAACAGTCTCCTTTTATGAAACAGATTTGTGAGCTGTGTGCCAAAGCCTGTGATTATTGTGTAGAAGAATGCGGACACCATGAAGATGAGCATTGCCAGCAATGTGCTGAAGCCTGTCGCCGCTGTGCTGAAAAATGTCGTAAAATGGCGGCCTAA
- a CDS encoding TauD/TfdA family dioxygenase, with protein MTSLSQLSQAIHDAPRWHQPDQFQNPEEIQIVPQHDAALGAVVYGLDARKAQSGETILKLKQALAEHLILIIKNQSLDDLQYLAFATYFGSIFRPSPDTPVLAAQSDTGVPPDVVPVSNAVGQGDYTGHGELTPHADHQWTPLPSFGSLLYAIELPKDGGQTTWYNTIKAYEALDEATKAHIDNLQLITYNPFVRRQKTKDVSNDQGYGTSPLYRFKDQPILSHAYPHPLVRTHPESGRKALWLNTHTEVELVNYDDQEGSKLIAELREHVQKPEFSYEHNWEVGDIVFWDNQVTLHSRRPFPADQRRLLKRISLAGSRPY; from the coding sequence ATGACCAGTTTATCGCAATTATCACAAGCTATTCATGATGCGCCACGTTGGCATCAGCCAGACCAGTTCCAGAATCCGGAAGAGATTCAAATCGTTCCCCAACATGATGCTGCCCTGGGCGCAGTGGTGTATGGGCTGGATGCCCGTAAAGCCCAATCTGGCGAAACCATTTTAAAATTAAAACAGGCATTGGCTGAGCATCTGATCTTGATTATCAAAAATCAAAGCTTGGATGATTTGCAGTACTTGGCCTTTGCCACTTATTTCGGTTCAATTTTCCGTCCAAGCCCAGATACCCCAGTTCTTGCAGCGCAATCAGATACTGGCGTACCACCAGACGTAGTACCCGTATCTAATGCCGTTGGTCAGGGCGACTATACCGGTCATGGCGAACTCACTCCACATGCCGATCACCAATGGACACCGCTTCCTTCTTTCGGTTCTTTGCTTTATGCAATTGAACTGCCAAAAGATGGTGGTCAAACCACCTGGTATAACACCATCAAGGCCTATGAAGCACTAGACGAAGCAACAAAAGCACATATTGATAATCTACAATTGATTACCTACAACCCATTTGTACGTCGCCAAAAAACCAAAGATGTAAGTAATGATCAAGGTTATGGCACAAGCCCACTATACCGATTTAAAGATCAACCAATTTTAAGTCATGCCTACCCGCATCCGCTGGTACGTACCCATCCAGAAAGTGGTCGTAAGGCACTATGGCTGAACACCCATACTGAAGTAGAGCTGGTGAATTATGATGATCAGGAAGGTAGTAAGTTAATTGCAGAATTGCGTGAGCACGTGCAAAAACCTGAATTTTCCTATGAGCATAACTGGGAAGTTGGTGACATCGTATTCTGGGACAATCAGGTGACTTTACACTCGCGTCGCCCTTTCCCGGCTGATCAGCGTCGTCTGTTAAAACGTATCAGTCTGGCAGGTAGCCGTCCGTATTAA
- a CDS encoding MFS transporter, with amino-acid sequence MSDSQFSKPLIYMLIGAAIILALSLGVRHAFGLYLVPMSHEFGWGHNVFSLAIAMQNLIWGAVQPVTGAIADKYGSKLVVAVGGALYALGLLLMAVSSTPLLLNVSVGLIMGLALSATSFPVLLSAVGRAAHPEKRSLAMGIASAAGSFGQFIMLPSTLLLLQSIGWSAALIVSAILIALIVPLAWMLKAPIYKNPNAVPVANTPSLSFKQILVIAKNHKPFWFLALGFFVCGFQVVFIGIHLPGYLIDHGFNATTGTVFLALVGLFNIVGTYTAGWLGGKYSKPHLLMGLYGLRGVAIIAFLLLPLTTWTVYAFGVIMGLLWLSTVPLTNGIVANMFGVKYLTMLSGIVFFTHQVGSFFGGWLGGVNHDLAGNYNAVWMLSIVLSIFGVLVHFCVNEEQIVHD; translated from the coding sequence ATGTCTGACAGCCAGTTTTCCAAGCCACTTATCTATATGCTCATCGGTGCAGCAATTATTCTGGCTTTGTCTCTGGGTGTACGACATGCGTTCGGCCTGTATCTGGTGCCGATGAGCCATGAATTTGGCTGGGGTCACAATGTCTTCAGTCTGGCGATCGCCATGCAAAACCTGATCTGGGGTGCAGTTCAGCCGGTCACAGGCGCAATTGCAGATAAATATGGCAGCAAGCTGGTGGTTGCTGTTGGTGGTGCCCTATATGCACTCGGGCTATTGCTGATGGCCGTCAGTTCAACCCCATTACTATTGAATGTCAGTGTGGGCCTGATTATGGGCCTTGCCTTGTCTGCAACTTCCTTCCCGGTACTGCTATCTGCCGTTGGTCGCGCTGCTCATCCTGAAAAACGCAGTCTGGCAATGGGGATCGCTAGTGCTGCTGGCTCATTCGGGCAGTTTATTATGCTGCCCTCCACCTTACTGCTACTACAAAGCATTGGCTGGTCAGCTGCCCTGATTGTCAGTGCCATTCTCATTGCGTTGATTGTTCCCCTCGCCTGGATGCTGAAAGCTCCCATTTATAAAAATCCCAATGCTGTTCCTGTCGCCAACACACCCTCGCTGAGCTTTAAGCAGATTCTGGTGATTGCAAAAAATCACAAACCGTTCTGGTTTTTGGCACTGGGCTTTTTTGTCTGCGGCTTTCAGGTGGTATTTATCGGAATTCACTTACCGGGTTATCTGATTGACCATGGTTTTAATGCCACTACAGGAACAGTGTTCTTAGCACTTGTTGGTCTGTTTAATATAGTTGGCACCTATACCGCCGGCTGGCTCGGTGGCAAGTACTCCAAACCGCATTTGCTCATGGGCCTGTATGGCCTGCGTGGTGTCGCCATTATTGCCTTTTTGCTGCTGCCCCTTACCACATGGACAGTGTATGCCTTTGGTGTCATTATGGGATTATTGTGGCTATCTACCGTACCGCTGACCAATGGTATCGTGGCCAATATGTTTGGGGTAAAATACCTCACCATGCTGAGTGGAATCGTGTTCTTTACCCATCAGGTCGGTTCATTCTTTGGCGGCTGGCTGGGTGGTGTGAATCATGATCTGGCGGGTAACTATAATGCCGTGTGGATGCTATCAATTGTTTTAAGTATCTTTGGCGTACTGGTGCATTTCTGTGTCAATGAGGAGCAGATTGTTCATGACTGA
- a CDS encoding OmpW family protein: protein MKGILGTMIGSTILLPTLGYADTSYFSLQDGDGFKRFSVSVGALHVMPQGKAQPFKVNTAVQNGESYRNGAIGVDTVLNNLDPSVNQNAVKLLLEGIGFFTGGTLPASLSGSTEINGLSEWNNPGTGLEADDVTTLGIMTNYFFTDNVSLEIKAGIPPKVDLQGKGRIYAPFSGTATPTLGSIELPLDIVLKKDIEITDLEAYGPTASARAWTPAFEFQYHFGKTGVNKFRPYIGVGLMYAYFNELEINPQTEQDLIKAGHMIANILDNKAGASLENTPNEKANPKVKLDATDTFAPVVTAGFTYDFNDKWFAVGSISYAHLKNETTITVIDDHFGKLIESKADIEVNPLLAYAGIGIRF from the coding sequence ATGAAAGGAATTTTAGGGACAATGATCGGGTCCACGATTCTATTACCAACATTAGGCTATGCTGATACGTCTTATTTCAGCCTTCAGGATGGAGATGGCTTTAAACGTTTTTCTGTATCAGTGGGTGCTTTGCATGTGATGCCACAAGGTAAGGCACAGCCATTCAAAGTCAATACTGCTGTTCAGAATGGTGAAAGCTATAGGAATGGTGCGATTGGTGTTGATACTGTCCTTAACAATCTGGATCCATCAGTAAATCAGAATGCAGTGAAACTTTTATTAGAAGGGATAGGCTTTTTCACAGGAGGTACATTACCTGCAAGTCTAAGCGGCTCAACAGAAATCAATGGCCTATCTGAATGGAATAATCCGGGCACTGGTTTAGAAGCTGATGATGTTACAACACTAGGCATCATGACCAATTACTTCTTTACAGATAATGTTTCATTAGAAATAAAAGCAGGTATTCCACCTAAAGTTGATCTCCAAGGCAAAGGTAGAATTTATGCACCTTTCTCAGGAACTGCGACTCCTACTTTGGGTAGCATTGAGCTTCCACTTGATATCGTACTGAAGAAGGATATCGAAATTACAGATCTGGAAGCCTATGGGCCCACTGCTTCCGCCCGTGCATGGACACCAGCTTTTGAGTTCCAGTATCACTTTGGCAAAACTGGCGTAAATAAATTCCGTCCTTATATTGGCGTAGGCTTGATGTATGCCTACTTTAACGAACTAGAAATCAATCCACAGACGGAACAGGATTTAATCAAAGCTGGACATATGATTGCCAATATTCTGGATAATAAGGCTGGAGCATCATTAGAAAATACACCGAATGAAAAAGCCAATCCAAAAGTTAAACTGGATGCTACAGATACCTTTGCTCCAGTGGTGACTGCAGGTTTTACTTATGACTTTAATGACAAGTGGTTTGCAGTAGGATCCATCAGCTATGCGCATTTAAAGAATGAAACTACAATCACAGTAATTGATGATCACTTTGGAAAATTAATTGAATCCAAAGCAGACATTGAGGTAAATCCTCTACTTGCTTATGCCGGGATCGGTATACGTTTCTAA
- a CDS encoding sensor domain-containing diguanylate cyclase: MNMLDSPFFELSPVAMWLEDFSEIKKQFDLWRAQGVEDLLTFLKEDEARVLECAQKIKLLKVNPKTLELFQAKDFDHLHQNLGQIFKEDMSKTHIQELVALWNGETQFSHPAVNYTLTGQRLDIQLKGIVLPQHEHDLSLLLITTEDITAYTEARRLEERNRHLAEARFIYSPASLWVEDFSRIKIKLDHLRELGIEDFKTFLDVHHEFIHECIRDIRIIDVNQATLDLLGASSKEMLLKNLHKVFAKDMVQTFKEQLIELWNGNLHHQREAINYALDGSIRHVLLQFTVFPDYLQDWSMVQIALTDITARKKAENYLEYLGKHDVLTKLYNRAFYMAELSRLERNDIQPISCIFMDLNGLKEVNDSLGHDAGDNQLRRLGNILNQLIQHTPYSASRIGGDEFVVLLPGADKAALQNCLKSLQELLVVDNQFYSHQPLSLSIGHATSAAGERIEDMLKRADQEMYVQKRNHYQHHNRRAPAS; this comes from the coding sequence ATGAATATGTTGGATTCCCCTTTTTTTGAACTTTCACCAGTCGCCATGTGGCTCGAAGACTTTAGTGAAATCAAAAAACAGTTTGATCTTTGGCGAGCTCAGGGAGTCGAGGATTTATTGACTTTTCTAAAGGAAGACGAAGCACGTGTTTTAGAATGTGCCCAAAAAATTAAATTATTAAAGGTGAATCCTAAAACCCTAGAACTCTTTCAAGCCAAAGATTTTGATCATTTACATCAGAATCTGGGACAGATCTTTAAAGAGGATATGAGCAAGACCCATATCCAGGAACTGGTCGCTCTATGGAACGGCGAAACCCAGTTTTCCCATCCTGCGGTGAACTATACCTTGACCGGTCAGCGCCTGGATATCCAACTGAAAGGAATTGTCCTGCCACAACATGAACATGATCTTTCCCTGCTGTTAATTACAACAGAAGATATTACCGCTTATACTGAAGCACGCCGTCTGGAAGAACGTAACCGTCATCTGGCCGAGGCACGTTTTATTTACTCACCCGCTTCACTTTGGGTCGAAGATTTTAGCCGGATTAAAATTAAATTAGATCATTTACGTGAATTAGGCATTGAGGATTTCAAGACTTTTCTGGATGTACATCATGAATTTATTCATGAATGTATTCGTGATATCCGGATTATTGATGTCAATCAGGCAACCCTGGATTTACTGGGTGCTTCCAGTAAAGAAATGCTGTTAAAAAACCTGCATAAAGTCTTTGCCAAAGATATGGTCCAGACTTTTAAAGAACAGCTCATTGAACTCTGGAATGGCAACCTGCATCATCAGCGTGAAGCCATTAATTATGCGCTGGATGGCAGTATCCGCCATGTTTTGCTGCAATTTACCGTGTTTCCAGATTATCTGCAGGACTGGAGTATGGTGCAGATTGCTTTGACTGATATTACTGCACGGAAAAAAGCGGAAAATTATCTGGAATATTTAGGCAAACATGACGTTCTGACCAAGCTCTATAACCGTGCCTTTTATATGGCAGAACTCAGCCGTCTGGAACGTAACGACATCCAACCGATTTCCTGCATTTTTATGGATCTGAATGGCCTCAAAGAAGTCAATGACAGCCTAGGACATGATGCCGGCGATAACCAACTGCGTCGTTTAGGCAATATCCTGAATCAGCTGATTCAGCATACGCCTTATTCTGCTTCGCGTATTGGCGGAGATGAATTTGTGGTGCTTTTACCGGGTGCAGATAAAGCAGCTCTGCAAAACTGTTTAAAAAGCCTGCAGGAGTTATTGGTTGTCGATAACCAGTTTTATTCACATCAGCCTCTCAGCCTTTCGATTGGTCATGCGACAAGTGCAGCAGGTGAACGAATTGAAGATATGCTAAAACGGGCCGATCAGGAAATGTATGTGCAAAAGAGAAATCATTACCAGCATCATAACCGTAGAGCACCAGCCTCCTAA
- a CDS encoding IS1595-like element ISAcra1 family transposase has protein sequence MIENSKLSHYKIKKIIQCFCVDIPASKTALLLNLNRNTINYWYMLFRETIYDHQTDLRAKFVGSIEVDESYFGAKRQRGFHGKLKRGRGTLKQPVFGIFERNGRVYTEIVPDCKMKTLQEVIIGKVSLESVIYSDGWRGYNGLVDVGYSKHFRVNHGANEFARGECHINGIESFWSFCKRRLAKFNGISKEYFDYHLKETEWRWMREPNELATELWNLIR, from the coding sequence ATGATAGAAAACAGTAAATTAAGTCACTACAAGATTAAAAAAATTATTCAATGCTTTTGTGTTGATATTCCTGCTTCCAAAACAGCCTTATTACTCAATTTAAATCGTAATACGATTAACTATTGGTACATGCTTTTTAGAGAAACTATCTATGATCATCAAACAGATTTAAGAGCTAAGTTTGTTGGTTCAATAGAAGTAGATGAAAGCTATTTTGGAGCGAAAAGGCAACGTGGGTTTCATGGAAAGTTAAAGCGTGGTCGTGGGACTCTAAAACAGCCAGTATTTGGAATATTCGAACGTAATGGGCGCGTCTATACTGAAATCGTACCTGACTGTAAAATGAAGACTTTACAAGAGGTTATCATTGGTAAAGTTTCACTTGAGAGTGTGATTTATAGTGATGGATGGCGTGGCTATAATGGTCTTGTTGATGTGGGTTATTCAAAGCATTTTAGGGTAAATCACGGAGCAAATGAGTTTGCTAGAGGAGAATGTCATATAAATGGAATAGAATCATTTTGGAGCTTTTGTAAAAGAAGGCTAGCAAAGTTTAACGGCATATCAAAAGAGTACTTTGATTATCATCTTAAAGAAACTGAATGGCGTTGGATGAGGGAACCTAATGAGTTAGCAACTGAGCTGTGGAACCTCATTAGGTAA